From a region of the Paraburkholderia caribensis genome:
- a CDS encoding 2-keto-3-deoxygluconate permease: MKIKQAIERFPGGMMVIPLLWGSLLNTFAPKVLGIGSFSTQLAHGALPILAVFFVCMGAEIQLRTAPRALKNGAAITLAKLASGVLIGLLVSKLFGANGFLGLSGMAIIAAVTNANMGLYAALTRQFGDEVDRGALAVLSILEGPFVTMLALGLSGLAKIPVLDLVATVLPIVIGMVLGNIDADMRKFLKSGGDLLIPFFAFGLGAQINLHAILGAGLSGIVLGLITLAVGAIFNVIASRLFGGSGVGGVASATTAGNAVATPTAIAAVDPHLGALVAVATPQIAASTIVTSLLAPLLTAAYARWRTRRLNRVADDVAVAAHADA; encoded by the coding sequence ATGAAAATCAAACAGGCCATCGAACGCTTTCCGGGCGGCATGATGGTCATTCCGCTGCTTTGGGGTAGCCTGCTCAACACCTTCGCACCGAAGGTATTGGGTATCGGCAGTTTCTCGACCCAGCTCGCGCATGGCGCGCTGCCAATTCTCGCTGTGTTCTTCGTGTGCATGGGAGCCGAGATTCAGTTGCGCACGGCACCGCGTGCGCTGAAGAACGGCGCCGCCATCACGCTCGCCAAGCTCGCGAGCGGTGTGCTGATTGGTTTGCTGGTCAGCAAGCTATTCGGGGCGAACGGATTTCTCGGCCTGTCCGGCATGGCGATCATCGCCGCCGTGACCAATGCGAACATGGGACTGTATGCAGCGTTGACCCGGCAGTTCGGCGACGAGGTCGACCGCGGCGCACTTGCGGTGCTGTCGATTCTGGAAGGACCGTTCGTGACGATGCTCGCGCTGGGTTTGTCCGGGCTGGCGAAGATCCCCGTTCTCGATCTCGTTGCCACCGTGCTGCCGATCGTCATCGGCATGGTGCTGGGAAATATCGACGCGGACATGCGCAAATTCCTCAAGTCAGGCGGCGATTTGCTGATTCCGTTCTTTGCGTTCGGTCTCGGTGCGCAAATCAATCTGCACGCCATTCTCGGCGCGGGCTTGTCGGGAATCGTGCTTGGTCTGATTACGCTCGCGGTCGGCGCGATATTCAACGTCATCGCATCGCGCCTTTTCGGTGGCTCGGGTGTGGGCGGCGTAGCGTCGGCTACGACGGCGGGCAACGCTGTTGCGACGCCTACCGCGATCGCGGCCGTCGATCCGCATCTCGGCGCACTGGTCGCGGTCGCAACGCCTCAGATCGCGGCATCGACGATCGTCACCTCGCTGCTCGCTCCGCTGCTGACGGCTGCGTATGCACGCTGGCGCACGCGCCGGCTGAACAGGGTTGCGGATGACGTAGCAGTCGCCGCGCACGCCGACGCTTGA
- the cyoA gene encoding ubiquinol oxidase subunit II codes for MVLFNPKGDIGEQEKNLILIALGLMLLVVIPVIALTLYFAWRYRASNTKAKYAPTWAHSTAIEVVVWTIPCIIVATLAVLIWKTTHSLDPYKPIESDVKPVRVEVVALNWKWLFIYPDYGVASVNQLALPVNTPVDFRLTAESLMNSFFIPQLGSQVYAMSGMQTQLHLIANSAGTYAGRSSAFSGPGFSDMNFDTVVTSRGDFDAWVARAKASPQTLDVTAYDSLQQPSRKNPVTLYSNVAPGLFDGIVYQYMRDAAGRPICTTANADMYVKPARLPSHAALVSE; via the coding sequence ATGGTGCTTTTCAATCCAAAAGGCGACATCGGCGAGCAGGAGAAAAACCTGATCCTGATCGCGCTCGGGCTGATGCTGCTGGTCGTGATTCCCGTGATCGCGCTCACGCTGTACTTCGCGTGGCGCTACCGGGCATCGAACACGAAGGCGAAGTACGCGCCGACGTGGGCCCATTCGACCGCCATCGAAGTCGTCGTGTGGACCATTCCGTGCATTATCGTCGCGACGCTTGCGGTGCTGATCTGGAAGACAACGCATAGCCTCGATCCATACAAGCCGATCGAATCGGACGTGAAGCCCGTTCGCGTCGAAGTGGTCGCGCTGAACTGGAAGTGGCTGTTCATCTACCCGGATTACGGCGTGGCCTCCGTCAACCAGCTTGCGCTGCCGGTGAATACGCCCGTCGATTTCCGGCTGACGGCGGAGTCGCTGATGAATTCATTCTTCATCCCGCAACTGGGCAGCCAGGTCTACGCGATGTCCGGCATGCAGACACAGCTGCATCTGATCGCGAACAGCGCGGGCACGTACGCGGGCCGATCGTCGGCGTTCAGCGGGCCGGGCTTCTCGGACATGAACTTCGATACGGTCGTCACGAGCCGCGGCGACTTCGATGCATGGGTCGCGCGCGCAAAAGCGTCGCCGCAAACGCTCGACGTGACGGCCTACGACAGCTTGCAGCAACCGAGCAGAAAGAACCCCGTGACGCTGTACAGCAACGTGGCGCCGGGACTGTTCGACGGCATCGTCTATCAGTACATGCGTGACGCGGCCGGCCGCCCGATCTGTACGACGGCCAACGCTGACATGTATGTCAAGCCGGCCCGCTTGCCTTCACACGCAGCTTTGGTATCGGAGTAG
- a CDS encoding UxaA family hydrolase produces MSQATLAIKLHDIDDVLIARGALSAGTILADFDNLVAAADIPAAHKIACRDVAQGAPVRRYGQIIGFATQPIRAGDHVHVHNMSMGDFARDYAFGEDMKQVDPAPVPLTFNGFRRADGRVATRNYIGVVSTVNCSATVTKLVAQHFAQPGALDAYPNVDGIVPITHSFGCCIDHHGEGIQQLRRTVGGYVKHPNFAGIVIIGLGCEANQMGAMFIAEGVEPGPLLVPLVMQEEGGTQKTVDAAIAAVKNMLPVANQAVREPVPVSHINIALQCGGSDGYSGITANPALGAAVDLLVRHGGTAILSETPEIYGAEHLLTRRAVSKDVGEKIVERIHWWEDYAKREKGSIDNNPTPGNKAGGLTTILEKSLGAVAKSGSSPLMGVYRYAEPIDTHGLVFMDAPGYDPMGATGQIASGANLVVFTTGRGSCFGAKPAPSIKLATNSTMYKRMADDMDINCGDIMDGTVSVEQKGEEIFRMIIDVASGHKSKSEALGVGNEEFVPWMIGAQM; encoded by the coding sequence ATGAGCCAGGCCACACTCGCCATCAAACTGCACGACATCGACGATGTGCTCATTGCGCGCGGCGCGCTCAGCGCAGGCACTATTCTCGCTGATTTCGACAATCTCGTTGCCGCGGCTGACATTCCTGCCGCACACAAGATTGCCTGCCGCGACGTTGCACAAGGCGCGCCCGTGCGGCGCTATGGCCAGATCATCGGTTTCGCGACGCAGCCGATTCGCGCAGGCGATCACGTGCACGTTCACAACATGTCGATGGGCGACTTCGCGCGCGACTACGCGTTCGGCGAAGATATGAAGCAGGTCGATCCCGCGCCCGTGCCGCTCACGTTCAACGGCTTCCGGCGAGCGGACGGCCGCGTCGCAACCCGCAACTACATCGGCGTGGTCAGTACCGTGAACTGCTCGGCCACCGTCACGAAGCTGGTCGCGCAGCACTTTGCGCAACCGGGCGCGCTCGATGCGTATCCGAATGTCGACGGCATCGTGCCGATCACGCACAGCTTCGGTTGCTGTATCGACCATCATGGCGAAGGCATCCAGCAACTGCGCCGTACGGTGGGCGGCTATGTGAAGCATCCGAACTTCGCCGGCATCGTCATCATCGGTCTTGGCTGCGAGGCGAACCAGATGGGCGCGATGTTCATCGCCGAGGGCGTCGAGCCGGGGCCGCTGCTGGTGCCGCTCGTGATGCAGGAAGAAGGCGGTACGCAAAAGACCGTCGATGCCGCCATCGCCGCTGTCAAAAACATGTTGCCTGTCGCCAACCAGGCCGTGCGCGAGCCGGTTCCCGTTTCGCACATCAACATCGCGTTGCAGTGCGGCGGTTCCGACGGGTATTCGGGCATCACGGCGAATCCGGCACTGGGTGCCGCTGTCGATCTGCTGGTGCGGCACGGCGGCACGGCAATCCTGTCGGAAACGCCGGAAATCTACGGCGCCGAGCATCTGCTGACACGTCGTGCCGTGAGCAAAGACGTGGGCGAGAAGATCGTCGAGCGAATTCACTGGTGGGAGGACTACGCGAAGCGCGAAAAAGGCAGCATCGACAACAACCCGACGCCGGGCAACAAGGCGGGCGGTCTCACGACGATTCTCGAGAAATCGCTTGGCGCGGTTGCTAAAAGCGGCTCGTCGCCGCTGATGGGCGTGTACCGCTACGCCGAGCCGATCGATACACACGGCCTCGTCTTCATGGACGCGCCCGGCTATGACCCGATGGGCGCGACCGGACAGATCGCGAGCGGCGCGAACCTCGTCGTGTTCACGACGGGGCGCGGCTCCTGTTTCGGCGCAAAGCCCGCACCGTCGATCAAGCTCGCAACGAACTCGACCATGTACAAGCGGATGGCCGACGATATGGACATCAACTGTGGCGACATCATGGACGGCACCGTGAGCGTGGAGCAGAAGGGCGAAGAAATTTTCCGGATGATCATCGACGTTGCATCGGGTCACAAGAGCAAGAGCGAAGCGCTCGGCGTCGGCAACGAGGAATTCGTGCCCTGGATGATTGGTGCGCAGATGTAA
- a CDS encoding FadR/GntR family transcriptional regulator, with translation MESRLKARGALAQTIRHIESGIQEGRWQPDERLPSERTLAESLGVSRATVREAIGRLATKGVLETRRGSGVYLLRSKPASLAAPWLQLIADTPPLRSETLEFRLVFECAAARFAAQRASHRELERFEAVLERMRDAVAGKDVDEEATTDGEFHTALVAASQNRLLDQFYASVIGMLREHIASNTYDATVNNANAAEQARSRLRQHESIYYAIREGNADAAQHAMYVHIDYVGRQFNV, from the coding sequence GTGGAAAGTCGTTTGAAAGCAAGGGGCGCATTGGCGCAGACAATCCGCCACATCGAGTCAGGCATTCAGGAAGGCCGCTGGCAGCCTGACGAACGCTTGCCCTCGGAACGTACGCTTGCGGAGTCGTTGGGTGTGTCGCGCGCGACGGTACGTGAAGCGATTGGACGCCTCGCAACCAAAGGTGTTCTGGAAACGCGACGCGGCAGCGGCGTCTATCTGCTGCGCAGCAAACCGGCGTCACTGGCGGCGCCGTGGCTTCAACTCATCGCCGATACCCCGCCGCTACGTTCCGAAACGCTCGAGTTCCGCCTGGTGTTCGAGTGCGCCGCCGCGCGTTTCGCCGCGCAACGTGCGTCCCACCGGGAACTCGAACGCTTCGAGGCGGTGCTCGAACGCATGCGCGACGCCGTGGCAGGTAAGGACGTCGACGAGGAAGCCACAACCGACGGTGAATTCCATACGGCGCTCGTTGCAGCATCGCAAAACCGGCTGCTCGATCAGTTCTATGCGAGCGTGATCGGCATGCTGCGCGAACACATCGCAAGCAACACGTACGACGCAACCGTCAACAACGCGAATGCAGCCGAGCAGGCACGCAGCCGCTTGCGCCAGCATGAATCCATCTACTACGCGATTCGCGAAGGCAATGCGGATGCCGCGCAACACGCGATGTACGTTCACATCGACTATGTAGGACGACAGTTCAACGTCTGA
- a CDS encoding aminotransferase-like domain-containing protein, protein MTSSSKKRAVRRPDWITNFSDNGKARYLQIVDLIERAVANGKLNPGDRLPPQRKLAEMIGVDLTTVTRGFAEAHRRNLIESRGPLGTFIAPPVATFMQQVDLSMNIPPPPADLDLAVLLRRGLSQVLVRSDVDLLMTYQLGGGSDTDRQAGAAWLKPILGRVDPSRVVVTPGAHSALAALILALTKQNAPVFAEQLIYPGLPLIARQLGRTLDTIASDEHGMRPDALDAACSRTQGGLIYLNPTIRNPTAQTMPERRRKEILAVAARRDVPVVEDDPYWLFADHPPAPLASLAPQQVYYLSTLSKCISPGLRAAFVVLPAAAGQEAFLKALRSLSLMSPPLTTSLVTQWILDGTAADVLAGILKESAERLLAANQILSTVSMPASSGAIHVWQPLPAHWAAQSLAAAASTEGLVVAPSSAFCQTGDAPNAIRISLGGCARRTELTSALRKLAALVERKPSADDRLLI, encoded by the coding sequence ATGACTTCATCCTCGAAAAAACGCGCCGTGCGGCGCCCGGACTGGATCACGAACTTTTCGGACAACGGCAAGGCGCGCTATCTGCAGATCGTCGATCTGATCGAGCGCGCCGTCGCGAACGGCAAGCTGAATCCGGGCGACCGCTTGCCGCCGCAACGCAAGCTCGCGGAGATGATCGGTGTCGATCTGACCACCGTGACGCGTGGCTTTGCCGAGGCGCACCGGCGCAACCTGATCGAATCGCGTGGTCCGCTGGGCACGTTCATCGCGCCGCCTGTCGCGACGTTCATGCAGCAAGTCGATCTGAGCATGAACATTCCGCCGCCGCCCGCCGACCTCGACCTCGCCGTATTGCTCAGGCGCGGACTGTCGCAGGTGCTGGTGCGCAGCGACGTCGATCTGCTGATGACCTATCAGTTGGGCGGCGGCAGCGATACCGACCGCCAGGCAGGCGCGGCTTGGCTCAAGCCGATACTCGGGCGCGTGGACCCCTCGCGCGTCGTCGTGACGCCGGGTGCGCATTCGGCGCTCGCTGCGCTGATACTGGCGCTCACGAAGCAGAACGCGCCCGTCTTCGCCGAGCAGCTGATTTATCCCGGCCTGCCGCTCATCGCGCGGCAACTCGGCCGCACGCTCGACACCATCGCGTCCGACGAGCACGGCATGCGGCCCGACGCGCTCGATGCCGCTTGCTCGCGCACACAAGGCGGACTGATCTATCTGAACCCGACCATCCGCAACCCGACCGCGCAGACGATGCCCGAGCGTCGCCGCAAGGAGATTCTGGCCGTGGCGGCGCGCCGCGACGTGCCTGTCGTCGAAGACGATCCCTATTGGCTGTTTGCCGACCATCCGCCTGCGCCGCTCGCGAGTCTCGCGCCGCAGCAGGTGTACTACCTGTCCACCTTGTCCAAATGCATCTCGCCGGGCTTGCGCGCGGCGTTTGTCGTGCTGCCTGCCGCCGCCGGGCAGGAAGCGTTTCTGAAGGCGCTGCGCTCGCTGTCGCTGATGTCGCCGCCCCTCACCACCTCGCTCGTCACGCAGTGGATACTCGACGGCACGGCAGCGGATGTGCTCGCGGGGATACTGAAGGAATCGGCAGAACGCCTGCTGGCCGCAAACCAGATACTGTCGACGGTGAGCATGCCCGCGTCCAGCGGCGCGATTCATGTATGGCAACCCTTGCCCGCCCACTGGGCCGCGCAAAGCCTTGCGGCGGCGGCGAGCACCGAAGGTCTCGTGGTCGCGCCGTCTTCCGCGTTCTGTCAGACGGGCGACGCGCCGAACGCCATCCGTATTTCGCTTGGCGGCTGCGCGCGTCGCACGGAATTGACGTCGGCATTGCGCAAGCTCGCGGCGCTCGTCGAACGCAAGCCTTCTGCCGATGACCGCTTGCTGATCTAA